The Ornithodoros turicata isolate Travis chromosome 7, ASM3712646v1, whole genome shotgun sequence genome includes a region encoding these proteins:
- the LOC135400813 gene encoding uncharacterized protein LOC135400813 — translation MAPRLGLLLVPRAFAIIILLFHHCGHVKSSFASDFHLEPYSSYDDMMYTSPSTLARYMAEQEYPSEDYMMAAGSYGYHPLSSPSSYPTEEMFEKHVPLGDRVSMRFEAMAPSMPRSIPRSMPRMPLKGDYFFAHEDSSSSDEESGPNAALRDSPVREPSDSRPRAREAYYGVDSQFEQASGGDKMMESPSKGGDDAEARQPPSEELQNDQEENHPADSNDAVSNVGYSPKTGRPFIKVMDDGHAREDFPADVMTPEEGAKKDAELDSPSYAADSTRGQRRAKGGYANDVFDIPDLESETTNRGRQSPFNEMDVGMRGPDTSPPSTPPSVRHTPQSAMSEDRSVNTARDSTDRRPTTKRPAPAYTPPPTTTVGLDQDSTRQVYTHIYNEARPPPRYDQEASTQAPTAQESTAEDKINFLLKQRKQRKMVLTSSGSTPSATVNRNRDSSKTADQASKGKQFGYGFPLGQVTAGSSPQPAATMLHDQKAAATVHGSGGHSRPRTLFHEQGFQGPFSYRFGFDTADPYNPQTRYEERDGNGHVRGSYSYLDPKGKLQVVHYEADPHSGFHAKGSFGEFPVKQKQ, via the exons GTGCCACGTGCGTTTGCAATCATCATTCTTCTCTTCCACCATTGCGGTCACGTGAAATCTTCTTTCGCATCTGACTTTCACCTCGAACCCTACAGCAGCTATGACGACATGATGTACACGTCACCTTCCACTTTGGCCAGGTACATGGCAGAGCAGGAATATCCCTCGGAAGATTACATGATGGCAGCTGGAAGCTATGGTTACCATCCACTAAGTTCACCAAGTTCCTACCCCACAGAGGAGATGTTCGAAAAGCACGTCCCTCTCGGCGACCGCGTTTCCATGAGGTTCGAAGCTATGGCACCAAGCATGCCTCGAAGTATACCTCGAAGTATGCCTCGAATGCCCTTGAAAGGTGATTACTTTTTTGCTCACGAAGATTCGAGTTCTTCAGATGAGGAGTCTGGACCAAACGCAGCCCTTAGAGACAGTCCCGTTAGAGAACCCTCCGACAGCAGACCTCGTGCGAGGGAGGCATACTATGGGGTAGATAGCCAATTTGAACAGGCGTCTGGTGGCGACAAAATGATGGAAAGCCCGAGCAAAGGAGGTGACGATGCTGAAGCAAGACAGCCGCCTTCTGAAGAGCTTCAGAATGACCAAGAGGAGAATCATCCAGCAGATTCGAATGATGCCGTGAGCAACGTGGGCTACTCGCCCAAAACCGGCCGACCATTTATAAAAGTAATGGATGATGGACATGCACGCGAAGATTTTCCCGCAGATGTCATGACTCCTGAAGAAGGAGCCAAGAAGGATGCGGAGCTAGATAGTCCTTCTTATGCAGCAGACTCCACGAGGGGGCAAAGACGTGCAAAAGGCGGTTATGCAAACGACGTCTTCGACATTCCAGACTTAGAGTCAGAAACAACGAACAGAGGACGACAGAGCCCGTTCAACGAAATGGATGTTGGAATGCGAGGGCCCGATACTTCACCACCGTCGACACCGCCTTCGGTCAGGCATACCCCGCAAAGTGCGATGAGCGAAGACCGTAGCGTAAACACTGCAAGAGATTCGACCGACAGGAGACCAACTACGAAGCGACCAGCTCCGGCTTACACACCACCTCCTACGACAACTGTTGGTCTAGACCAGGACAGTACAAGACAGGTGTATACTCATATTTACAACGAGGCTCGTCCCCCACCGCGTTATGACCAGGAGGCCAGCACTCAGGCACCAACTGCTCAAGAAAGCACTGCGGAGGACAAGATTAATTTCTTGTTGAAGCAAAGGAAGCAAAGAAAAATGGTACTGACTAGTAGTGGAAGCACACCTAGTGCCACAGTGAACCGGAACAGGGACTCGTCAAAGACGGCCGACCAAGCTTCGAAGGGAAAGCAGTTTGGCTACGGGTTTCCTCTAGGACAGGTGACGGCTGGCTCAAGCCCCCAGCCAGCCGCAACGATGCTGCACGATCAGAAGGCAGCAGCCACAGTTCATGGTAGTGGTGGACATTCTCGACCACGGACGCTGTTTCACGAACAG GGCTTCCAAGGGCCCTTTTCCTACCGGTTCGGTTTCGATACGGCCGACCCCTACAACCCACAGACTCGCTACGAAGAGCGTGACGGCAATGGTCACGTGAGGGGCTCTTACAGTTATTTGGACCCCAAGGGCAAGCTTCAGGTTGTCCACTACGAAGCTGACCCTCACTCGGGTTTCCACGCCAAAGGAAGCTTCGGGGAGTTCCCAGTCAAGCAAAAGCAGTGA